A window from Manduca sexta isolate Smith_Timp_Sample1 chromosome 24, JHU_Msex_v1.0, whole genome shotgun sequence encodes these proteins:
- the LOC115450006 gene encoding pyrokinin-1 receptor — MSSFTGNTDSSVNTSIPVDPTLIFGPQRDSLYIVLPITIIYTLIFITGVMGNIFTCIVIVRNKSMHTATNYYLFSLAMSDLLLLISGMPQEIYSIWSKWPYVFGHTFCVIRGLAAETSTNASVLTITLFTIERYLAICHPFVSHQMSKLSRATKHVILLWMVALGSALPQALQFGIRNHKGVTMCLQTRVIIENSFEISTFVFFFTPMVIITVLYLLIGLKLRETSITKEQNQKDFQSSKYTHNIRRKHGQSTRRVIRMLVAVVIAFFICWAPFHAQRLVAIYGTTEDHLAKSPILLSVYSLLTYTSGVFYYMSTCINPIFYHIMSNKFRDAFKSTMTMWCCRSKERGAMQRCSYTAMAFVRNPTTSGTINSGNSLKNEASFRNKTRKQDIVDGNNHINLCQNGLMGYTPLGRNTTNQENSFVKCDINNIHNTNGRKTSMSVCCTYQSPVSVRPEPATISECSAKSSSSPDDPDNYLKEVKLKLQLREKIFI, encoded by the exons ATGAGTTCATTTACCGGTAACACGgactcgtcagtcaacacttcTATTCCAGTGGACCCGACACTCATATTTGGCCCTCAAAGGGATTCACTTTATATAGTGTTGccaataactattatttatacCCTAATATTCATAACCGGGGTAATGGGAAACATTTTTACGTGTATAGTTATAGTACGAAATAAAAGTATGCACACGGCCACCAACTATTATCTGTTTAGTTTGGCCATGTCTGACCTGCTACTTTTAATTAGCGGTATGCCGCAAGAAATATACTCTATATGGTCAAAATGGCCATATGTTTTTGGCCACACTTTCTGTGTAATAAGAGGCTTGGCAGCAGAGACTTCGACTAACGCCAGCGTGCTCACAATAACTCTGTTTACAATAGAGAGATACCTCGCAATATGCCACCCATTTGTATCACATCAAATGTCTAAACTGTCTAGAGCAACGAAACATGTGATTTTATTGTGGATGGTGGCATTGGGGTCAGCTCTACCCCAGGCGCTACAATTCGGCATACGAAATCATAAAGGTGTTACCATGTGTTTACAAACAAGggttattattgaaaattcatTCGAAATATCAACATTTGTGTTTTTCTTTACCCCGATGGTAATAATAACCGTGCTGTATTTATTGATTGGATTAAAACTGAGAGAAACGAGTATTACCAAAGAACAAAATCAGAAAGACTTTCAATCGAGCAAATATACTCACAATATTCGACGGAAACACGGTCAGTCAACAAGACGAGTCATCAGAATGCTTG TGGCAGTGGtgattgcattttttatatgttgGGCGCCTTTCCACGCTCAAAGACTGGTAGCTATCTACGGAACAACTGAGGATCACTTAGCAAAGTCACCAATACTGCTGTCGGTGTATTCTCTCCTCACATATACTTCTGGAGTGTTCTACTACATGTCGACGTGCATCAATCCGATATTCTACCACATCATGTCCAACAAGTTTAGAGATGCTTTTAAG AGTACTATGACAATGTGGTGTTGCCGATCGAAGGAAAGAGGCGCCATGCAACGCTGCTCCTACACCGCAATGGCGTTCGTTCGAAATCCAACTACCTCTGGAACTATCAACTCAG GTAATTCGCTCAAGAACGAAGCAAGTTTTCGTAACAAAACACGAAAACAGGATATTGTGGACGGCAACAATCATATAAACTTATGTCAAAACGGACTGATGGGCTACACACCACTCGGAAGAAATACAACGAACCAAGAAAATTCCTTTGTAAAATGCGATAttaacaatatacataatacaaacgGAAGAAAAACGAGCATGTCCGTCTGTTGCACTTATCAGTCTCCGGTTTCCGTAAGACCAGAACCAGCTACCATAAGCGAATGTTCTGCGAAGTCTAGCAGTTCTCCAGACGACCCAGATAACTATCTGAAAGAAGTTAAGTTAAAACTACAACTACGCGAGAAGATTTTTATCTGA
- the LOC119190436 gene encoding uncharacterized protein LOC119190436: MDETGISTTTNKPPKVLLTKGKKQVGIIASAEHGQLTTVIGCCNAAGSFLPPFLIFARKKMQPRILDGAPPGTQETCTPNGWTSGEVFLDWMRFFVEHVRPTPEKKILLLLDNHESHKYYPALAYASKNNIVILFLAPHTTHKMQPMDVAVYGPLKTYFEREVNAF, translated from the coding sequence ATGGATGAGACAGGTATATCGACAACCACCAATAAGCCACCTAAAGTGCTATTAACGAAAGGAAAGAAACAAGTTGGCATAATTGCCAGTGCAGAACATGGTCAATTAACTACGGTCATCGGTTGCTGTAATGCCGCTGGTTCGTTTCTCCCACCATTCTTAATTTTTGCCAGGAAGAAGATGCAACCTAGAATACTTGATGGTGCACCACCTGGCACTCAAGAAACCTGTACTCCAAATGGTTGGACTTCAGGAGAGGTATTTCTTGATTGGATGCGTTTCTTCGTGGAACATGTTCGGCCTACACCTGAGAAAAAGATACTTCTACTATTGGACAACCATGAGAGCCATAAGTATTACCCAGCTTTGGCTTACGCTAGCAAGAACAACATCGTAATCTTATTCTTGGCTCCACATACAACGCATAAGATGCAGCCCATGGATGTAGCCGTTTACGGcccattaaaaacatattttgaaagGGAGGTAAATGCTTTCTAA